A stretch of the Arthrobacter sp. PAMC 25486 genome encodes the following:
- a CDS encoding glucose-6-phosphate isomerase, with protein sequence MTSLAFAATGAAQEAGATHLMTLVADQVASRIFAKDATLWGADAEAESAIRLGWVEAPEVSAPLLEEITALRDELRSEGVNHIVLCGMGGSSLAPEVITATSGVELTVLDSTDPDQVRAAISDRLATTAIVVSSKSGSTLETDSQRRIFEQEFTAAGLDAKSRIIIVTDPGSPLDGSAREAGYRKVFNADPNVGGRYSGLTAFGLVPSGLAGVDLAALLDSAEEAAEMLRDDDVDNVGLRLAAALGGTSPLRNKIVIVDEGSGMVGFADWAEQLIAESTGKLGTGVLPVVADADSPEVTSGAADVLVVRLVAGDADVELRENEVSIAGDLGAQLMVWEFATAVAGRLLGINPFDQPDVEAAKTAARGLLDATPATTPALFTDGAIEVRTANDDAGWLAGASTVTEALAALAGTLGADGYLSVQVYLDRLAYAPLEEIRNELASATSRPVTFGWGPRFLHSTGQFHKGGPAVGVFLQVTGTATEDLAIPDRPFSFGELIAAQAAGDAAVLADHGRPVLRLHLTDTAAGVAQLKTAVTALPGRHLDA encoded by the coding sequence ATGACATCACTGGCATTTGCGGCCACGGGTGCCGCCCAAGAGGCCGGGGCAACCCACCTCATGACGCTTGTGGCAGACCAGGTCGCCTCACGCATTTTCGCGAAGGACGCCACCTTGTGGGGCGCCGACGCGGAAGCCGAGTCGGCCATCCGGCTCGGCTGGGTGGAAGCCCCCGAGGTTTCCGCCCCCCTGCTGGAGGAGATCACCGCCCTGCGCGATGAACTGCGCAGCGAAGGCGTCAACCACATTGTGCTGTGCGGCATGGGCGGTTCGTCACTGGCACCCGAGGTCATCACGGCCACGTCCGGCGTCGAGCTCACCGTCCTTGACAGCACCGATCCGGACCAGGTCCGGGCCGCGATCAGCGACCGTCTCGCCACCACGGCCATCGTGGTCTCCTCGAAGTCGGGTTCCACGCTGGAAACCGATTCGCAGCGCCGCATCTTCGAGCAGGAGTTCACCGCCGCAGGCTTGGACGCGAAGTCGCGCATCATCATCGTGACGGACCCCGGCTCACCGTTGGACGGCTCCGCCCGCGAGGCCGGCTACCGCAAGGTCTTCAACGCAGACCCCAACGTTGGCGGGCGCTACTCCGGCCTGACCGCGTTTGGCCTGGTTCCCTCCGGCCTGGCCGGCGTGGACCTGGCTGCACTGCTTGACTCTGCCGAGGAAGCCGCCGAGATGCTGCGTGATGACGACGTCGACAACGTCGGCCTGCGCCTGGCTGCCGCCCTGGGCGGCACGTCGCCGCTGCGCAACAAGATCGTGATCGTCGACGAGGGTTCGGGCATGGTTGGTTTTGCCGACTGGGCCGAACAGCTCATCGCCGAGTCCACGGGCAAGCTGGGCACGGGTGTCCTGCCCGTCGTTGCCGATGCGGACTCCCCCGAGGTCACCTCCGGTGCCGCCGACGTCCTGGTGGTCCGGCTGGTTGCCGGGGACGCCGACGTCGAGCTTCGTGAGAACGAGGTCAGCATCGCCGGGGACCTTGGCGCGCAGCTGATGGTGTGGGAATTCGCCACGGCCGTCGCTGGCCGCCTGCTGGGCATCAACCCGTTTGACCAGCCCGATGTGGAGGCAGCCAAGACCGCAGCCCGCGGCCTGCTCGACGCCACCCCGGCAACTACGCCGGCGCTATTCACCGACGGTGCCATTGAGGTGCGCACTGCCAACGACGACGCCGGATGGCTGGCTGGCGCCTCCACCGTCACCGAGGCGCTGGCCGCCTTGGCCGGGACGCTGGGTGCTGATGGCTACCTCAGTGTGCAGGTCTACCTTGACCGTCTGGCGTACGCACCGCTGGAGGAGATCCGCAACGAGCTGGCCTCGGCCACCTCACGCCCCGTCACGTTTGGTTGGGGACCGCGGTTCCTGCACTCCACCGGACAGTTCCACAAGGGTGGCCCTGCCGTGGGTGTATTCCTGCAGGTTACGGGCACGGCCACGGAGGATTTGGCTATTCCGGATCGTCCGTTTAGCTTTGGGGAGCTGATTGCAGCCCAGGCCGCTGGCGACGCTGCAGTGCTGGCCGACCATGGTCGCCCGGTCCTGCGCCTTCACCTGACGGACACGGCTGCCGGTGTCGCACAACTTAAGACTGCGGTGACCGCACTTCCCGGCCGCCACCTAGACGCATAA
- the zwf gene encoding glucose-6-phosphate dehydrogenase, with protein MSTSATTHSENPLRDSRDRRLSRVAGPSSLVLFGVTGDLARKKLMPAVYDLANRGLLPPSFALVGFGRRDWSDAQFAAEVKASVEAHCRTPFDESVWNQLCEGIRFVQGEFDDHAAFERLKSTLAELDEGRGTRGNHAFYLSIPPKAFELVCRQLSEHGLAQTEDESWRRVVIEKPFGHNLESARALNDIVESVFPADAVFRIDHYLGKETVQNILALRFANQFFEPLWNANYVDHVQITMAEDIGTGGRAGYYDGVGAARDVLQNHLLQLLALTAMEEPISFNADHLRAEKEKVLAAVKLPEDLSTHSARGQFAGGWQGGEQVQGYLEEEGIPANSTTETYAAVRLDIHTRRWAGVPFYLRAGKRLGRRVTEIAVVFKRAPNLLFTDHAEDDFGQNAVVIRVQPDEGVTIRFGSKVPGTQMEVRDVTMDFGYGHAFTESSPEAYERLILDVLLGEPPLFPRHEEVELSWKILDPFEEFWAAEGIQPESYEPGSWGPASADELLKRDGRTWRRP; from the coding sequence ATGTCCACTTCTGCCACAACACATAGTGAAAACCCGCTCCGGGACAGCCGCGACCGCCGGCTGTCCCGGGTTGCGGGCCCGTCGTCCCTGGTGCTCTTTGGAGTGACCGGGGACCTGGCGCGCAAGAAGCTCATGCCCGCCGTTTACGACTTGGCCAACCGCGGCCTGTTGCCCCCCAGTTTTGCGTTGGTGGGTTTCGGCCGCAGGGACTGGTCCGATGCGCAGTTTGCCGCAGAGGTCAAGGCCTCCGTGGAGGCACACTGCCGCACGCCCTTCGATGAGTCGGTCTGGAACCAGCTCTGTGAAGGCATCCGCTTTGTCCAGGGCGAGTTTGATGACCACGCTGCGTTTGAGCGGCTCAAGTCAACTCTCGCCGAGCTGGATGAGGGCCGCGGCACCCGCGGCAACCATGCCTTCTACCTGTCCATCCCGCCCAAGGCTTTTGAGTTGGTGTGCCGCCAGCTTTCCGAGCACGGGCTGGCACAGACGGAGGATGAGAGCTGGCGCCGCGTCGTCATTGAAAAGCCGTTTGGCCACAACCTTGAGTCGGCACGCGCCCTGAACGACATTGTGGAATCCGTGTTCCCTGCGGATGCCGTCTTTAGGATTGACCACTACCTCGGCAAGGAAACGGTCCAGAACATTCTGGCCCTGCGCTTTGCCAACCAGTTCTTTGAACCGCTGTGGAACGCCAATTATGTGGACCACGTGCAGATCACCATGGCAGAGGATATTGGCACGGGAGGACGTGCAGGCTATTACGACGGCGTGGGTGCTGCCCGCGACGTCCTACAAAACCACCTGCTCCAGCTGCTGGCACTGACGGCGATGGAGGAGCCCATTTCCTTCAACGCGGACCACCTGCGGGCCGAAAAGGAAAAGGTGCTGGCCGCCGTCAAGCTTCCCGAGGACCTCTCAACCCACTCGGCGCGCGGCCAATTTGCCGGCGGCTGGCAGGGCGGCGAGCAGGTCCAGGGCTACTTGGAGGAGGAGGGCATACCCGCCAACTCCACCACCGAAACTTATGCCGCCGTGCGCCTGGACATCCACACCCGGCGCTGGGCAGGGGTGCCGTTCTACCTGCGCGCCGGCAAGCGCCTGGGCCGGCGCGTCACCGAAATCGCGGTCGTGTTCAAGCGTGCACCCAACCTGCTGTTCACCGACCATGCCGAGGATGACTTTGGCCAAAACGCCGTCGTCATCCGCGTTCAGCCGGACGAGGGTGTCACCATCCGCTTCGGCTCCAAGGTGCCGGGCACGCAGATGGAAGTTCGCGACGTCACCATGGACTTTGGTTACGGGCACGCGTTCACCGAGTCCAGCCCCGAGGCGTATGAACGCCTCATCCTGGATGTGTTACTGGGCGAGCCGCCACTGTTCCCCCGGCATGAAGAAGTTGAGCTGTCCTGGAAGATCCTTGACCCGTTCGAGGAATTCTGGGCAGCCGAGGGCATTCAGCCCGAAAGCTATGAGCCGGGCAGCTGGGGACCAGCCTCAGCCGACGAGCTCCTGAAGCGAGATGGAAGGACGTGGCGGCGACCATGA
- a CDS encoding glucose-6-phosphate dehydrogenase assembly protein OpcA — protein MIVELPDTTTSKITKEIVKLREQGGVVALGRVLTLVVITQSGLEEEAIKAANLASREHPCRIIVLATGSPDEATRLDGQIRVGGDAGASEVIVLRGYGELAVENESIVSALLLPDAPIVAWWPNEAPQVPSKSPVGRIAHRRITDSANADDPRDALKHIALTYAAGDTDLAWTRLTNWRIQLAAALDQYDGSDPITGLSVEGASDSPSTLLLAAWLHRALQVPITVSEDPRGTGIRQVIIKRSKGNVELTRPGTLEAILSQPGQPQQQVSLPRRSLQDCLAEELRRLDPDDVFGEVVTEGLKELLAEEEVVQL, from the coding sequence ATGATCGTTGAACTGCCGGACACAACCACCTCCAAGATCACCAAGGAGATCGTCAAGCTGCGGGAACAGGGCGGCGTTGTCGCCCTCGGCCGTGTCCTGACCCTGGTGGTCATCACCCAGAGCGGGCTGGAAGAGGAAGCCATCAAGGCTGCCAACCTGGCCAGCCGCGAACACCCCTGCCGGATCATCGTCCTGGCCACGGGCTCACCCGACGAGGCCACCCGCCTGGACGGCCAGATCAGGGTGGGCGGGGACGCCGGAGCCTCCGAGGTCATCGTCCTGCGCGGCTACGGCGAGCTGGCCGTTGAAAACGAATCCATCGTTTCAGCGCTGCTCCTGCCGGACGCCCCCATCGTGGCTTGGTGGCCCAACGAGGCCCCGCAGGTGCCAAGCAAGTCACCTGTGGGCCGGATAGCGCACCGCCGGATCACGGACTCGGCCAATGCGGACGATCCCCGTGACGCGCTCAAGCACATTGCCCTGACGTATGCGGCGGGTGACACAGACCTGGCCTGGACGCGCCTGACCAACTGGCGCATCCAATTGGCCGCCGCACTGGACCAGTACGACGGCTCCGACCCCATCACCGGATTGTCGGTGGAGGGCGCCAGCGACTCCCCCAGCACCTTGTTGCTGGCGGCGTGGCTGCACCGGGCGCTGCAGGTTCCCATCACCGTCAGCGAGGATCCGCGCGGCACCGGCATCCGCCAGGTCATCATCAAGCGTTCCAAGGGAAATGTGGAACTGACCCGGCCAGGCACCCTCGAGGCGATCTTGAGCCAGCCCGGCCAACCACAGCAACAAGTCTCCCTGCCCAGGCGTTCGCTGCAGGACTGCCTGGCCGAGGAGCTGCGTCGACTTGATCCTGACGACGTGTTTGGCGAGGTCGTCACCGAAGGCTTGAAAGAGCTGTTGGCAGAAGAAGAGGTTGTTCAGCTATGA
- the pgl gene encoding 6-phosphogluconolactonase, whose translation MSSNVRVTPHPSFDVLAATTAARLITRLLDVQGERGEATVVLTGGSVGIATLAAIAESPARLAVDWSKVNFWFGDDRFVEAGSPDRNFRQASEALLDHIPVDPARVHAMAPSDKVADLDEATAQYVAELAAAARTEWENDDESPAEPPAVPRFDVLLLGLGPDAHIASLFPEMAGIRTKGTPVVGVRNSPKPPPSRVSLTLEAINTAHEIWIVAAGADKAAAVGLGLAGASEVQVPASGALGVNKTLWLLDEAAAAKVPAALMRRDV comes from the coding sequence ATGAGTTCGAATGTCCGCGTCACACCGCACCCTTCCTTTGATGTGCTGGCTGCCACCACGGCTGCCCGGCTCATCACCCGTCTCCTCGACGTGCAAGGCGAACGCGGCGAGGCCACAGTCGTCTTGACCGGAGGCAGTGTCGGCATCGCCACCCTGGCAGCCATTGCCGAATCCCCCGCACGCCTTGCCGTCGACTGGAGCAAGGTCAACTTCTGGTTCGGCGATGACAGGTTCGTGGAGGCGGGCTCCCCCGACCGCAACTTCCGCCAGGCGTCCGAGGCTCTGCTGGACCACATCCCCGTGGATCCTGCACGCGTGCACGCCATGGCGCCCTCGGACAAGGTTGCCGACCTGGATGAGGCCACGGCGCAGTATGTTGCCGAACTTGCCGCAGCGGCCCGCACCGAGTGGGAGAACGACGACGAGTCCCCGGCCGAGCCGCCCGCCGTCCCCCGCTTCGACGTGCTGCTGCTGGGCCTTGGCCCGGACGCGCACATTGCCTCGCTGTTCCCCGAAATGGCCGGCATCCGCACGAAGGGCACCCCCGTGGTGGGTGTAAGGAACTCGCCCAAGCCGCCGCCGTCGCGTGTTTCCTTGACCCTGGAGGCCATCAACACGGCCCACGAAATCTGGATCGTCGCTGCCGGTGCCGACAAGGCCGCCGCGGTGGGCCTCGGCCTGGCAGGTGCCAGCGAAGTCCAGGTCCCCGCATCGGGTGCACTCGGTGTGAACAAAACCCTCTGGCTCCTCGACGAGGCGGCAGCGGCGAAGGTTCCAGCAGCACTCATGCGCCGCGACGTCTAA
- the secG gene encoding preprotein translocase subunit SecG, with protein sequence MEALQIALQILLGVTSLLLTLLILLHKGRGGGLSDMFGGGMSSNLGSSGVAERNLNRFTVVLGIVWGVVIIGLGLIMSYGNIGV encoded by the coding sequence GTGGAAGCTCTACAAATCGCCCTGCAAATCCTTTTGGGTGTCACCAGCTTGCTGCTGACCTTGTTGATTCTGCTGCACAAGGGCCGCGGCGGCGGTCTCTCCGACATGTTCGGCGGCGGCATGAGCTCCAACCTCGGCTCCTCAGGTGTGGCCGAGCGCAACCTGAACCGTTTTACCGTGGTTCTGGGTATTGTCTGGGGCGTGGTCATCATTGGTCTCGGCCTGATCATGTCCTACGGCAACATCGGCGTCTAG
- the tpiA gene encoding triose-phosphate isomerase, with protein MTTSTNGNFDRTPLIAGNWKMNMDHVQGITLLQKLAWTLSDARHDFARVEVAVFPPFTDLRGVQTLVQGDKLKLAYGGQDLSDQDAGAYTGDISGAFLNKLGCAYVLVGHSERREIHGEGDELLNAKVKAAFRNEITPVLCAGEGLEIRKAGTHVEHTLAQVRGGVAGLSAEEAAKLVIAYEPVWAIGTGEVAGPEDAQEMCAAIRAELVELFDADTAAKTRLLYGGSVKANNVGSIMAERDVDGVLVGGASLDAGEFASIARFENHLVTK; from the coding sequence ATGACTACTTCAACGAACGGCAATTTTGACCGGACACCGCTGATTGCAGGCAACTGGAAGATGAACATGGACCATGTCCAGGGCATCACCCTGCTGCAGAAGCTGGCCTGGACACTCTCCGATGCCCGCCATGACTTTGCCCGGGTGGAAGTTGCAGTCTTCCCTCCCTTCACCGATCTGCGCGGCGTGCAGACCCTGGTCCAGGGTGACAAGCTCAAGCTTGCCTACGGCGGCCAGGACCTGTCCGACCAGGATGCCGGCGCATACACCGGTGACATCTCCGGCGCATTCCTGAACAAGCTTGGCTGCGCCTACGTTTTGGTGGGCCACAGCGAACGCCGCGAAATCCATGGTGAAGGCGACGAACTGCTCAACGCCAAGGTCAAGGCAGCCTTCCGCAACGAGATCACCCCCGTACTCTGTGCAGGCGAAGGCCTCGAGATCCGCAAGGCAGGCACCCATGTTGAGCACACGCTCGCACAGGTCCGCGGCGGTGTTGCTGGTTTGTCCGCAGAAGAGGCAGCCAAGCTCGTCATCGCCTACGAACCTGTCTGGGCCATCGGCACCGGCGAGGTTGCCGGCCCGGAGGATGCACAGGAAATGTGTGCCGCCATCCGCGCGGAACTGGTGGAACTGTTTGACGCCGACACAGCGGCCAAGACCCGCCTGCTCTACGGCGGCTCCGTCAAGGCCAACAACGTTGGCTCGATCATGGCCGAGCGCGACGTGGACGGTGTCCTGGTCGGCGGCGCCAGCCTCGACGCCGGCGAATTCGCCAGCATCGCCCGCTTTGAAAACCACCTGGTAACCAAATAA
- the pgk gene encoding phosphoglycerate kinase produces MTLHTLSELIDEGVRGRYVLIRSDLNVPLDGSHVSDDGRIKASLPVIKALADAGARVLVSAHLGRPKGAPEAKYSLAPAVARLAELAPELNATLAADTTGPGAQAAAAALADGSVLVLENVRFDARETSKDDAERAAFAAELAALTGENGAYVDDAFGAVHRKHASVYDIAKALPSYQGDLVRTELEVLRKLTTESERPYVVVLGGSKVSDKLAVIDNLIGKADSILVGGGMLFTFLAAQGHKVGASLLEVDQIPVVQDYLSRAAAAGTTFVLPTDVVVAGAFAADAANEVVPAVSMEDSSFGAAGLGLDIGPETGAAFATAIAGAKTVFWNGPMGVFEFAAFAEGTRAVAGALSKNTSNGGFTVVGGGDSASAVRSLGFADEAFGHISTGGGASLEYLEGKELPGLIALER; encoded by the coding sequence ATGACACTGCACACCCTCAGCGAACTCATCGATGAAGGTGTCCGCGGGCGGTACGTTCTTATCCGTAGTGATTTGAACGTGCCGCTCGACGGCTCTCACGTCAGTGATGATGGTCGCATCAAGGCTTCCCTTCCCGTGATCAAGGCATTGGCCGACGCCGGTGCCCGGGTTTTGGTCAGCGCCCACCTGGGCCGTCCCAAGGGTGCACCGGAAGCCAAGTACTCTCTGGCTCCCGCCGTGGCACGGCTCGCCGAGCTTGCTCCGGAGCTCAACGCCACCCTGGCCGCTGACACCACAGGTCCCGGCGCACAGGCTGCTGCTGCAGCTTTGGCTGACGGTTCCGTTTTGGTGCTGGAGAACGTCCGCTTTGATGCTCGTGAAACTTCCAAGGACGACGCCGAGCGCGCGGCATTTGCCGCCGAGCTGGCTGCGTTGACGGGAGAGAACGGTGCCTATGTTGATGATGCTTTTGGTGCTGTGCACCGCAAGCATGCCAGCGTCTACGACATTGCCAAGGCACTGCCGTCCTACCAGGGCGACCTGGTGCGAACGGAGTTGGAGGTGCTGCGTAAGCTCACCACCGAATCCGAACGCCCCTATGTGGTTGTTTTGGGCGGGTCCAAGGTGTCCGACAAGCTGGCGGTCATCGACAACCTGATCGGCAAGGCTGACTCCATCCTGGTGGGCGGCGGCATGCTGTTCACCTTCCTGGCAGCCCAGGGCCACAAGGTGGGGGCCTCCCTCCTTGAGGTAGACCAGATCCCCGTGGTCCAGGACTACCTGTCACGTGCGGCCGCCGCCGGAACCACGTTCGTGCTGCCGACGGACGTTGTGGTTGCCGGTGCATTTGCCGCCGATGCGGCCAACGAGGTTGTGCCTGCCGTCTCCATGGAGGACAGCTCCTTCGGTGCCGCCGGGCTTGGCCTGGACATCGGCCCCGAGACAGGTGCGGCGTTTGCCACGGCCATTGCCGGGGCAAAGACCGTCTTCTGGAACGGGCCCATGGGCGTGTTTGAGTTTGCTGCCTTTGCCGAGGGAACCCGCGCAGTTGCCGGGGCCCTGAGCAAGAACACCAGCAACGGCGGCTTCACCGTTGTTGGCGGCGGCGACTCCGCCTCCGCTGTTCGCTCGCTGGGTTTTGCCGATGAGGCCTTCGGGCACATCTCCACCGGCGGCGGCGCAAGCCTGGAATACCTTGAGGGCAAGGAACTGCCTGGTTTGATCGCACTGGAACGCTAA
- the gap gene encoding type I glyceraldehyde-3-phosphate dehydrogenase — translation MTTRIGINGFGRIGRNYFRAALAQGADIEIVAVNDLTSPEALAHLLKYDSVNGRLPVSVAVVDGHLVVDGKTITVLAERDPANLPWGELGVDIVIESTGFFTKAADAQKHIDAGAKKVLISAPASNEDITIVLGVNDDLYDSAAHHIISNASCTTNCLGPLAKVLNDNFGLERGLMTTIHAYTADQNLQDGPHSDLRRARAAAVNMIPTSTGAAKAIGLVLPELKGKLDGYAIRVPVPTGSATDLTATVSREVTVEEVNAAYKAAAAEGKLAGYLTYTEDPIVSSDIVGDPASSIFDSGLTKVIGNQVKVVSWYDNEWGYSNRLVDLTELVASKL, via the coding sequence GTGACTACTCGTATTGGTATCAACGGGTTCGGCCGCATCGGCCGCAACTACTTCCGCGCCGCCCTTGCCCAGGGTGCAGACATTGAGATTGTGGCGGTTAACGACCTCACAAGCCCCGAGGCCTTGGCGCACCTGCTCAAGTACGACTCCGTGAACGGTCGCCTGCCCGTTTCCGTTGCAGTTGTGGACGGCCACCTTGTCGTTGACGGCAAGACCATCACCGTGCTCGCTGAGCGCGATCCCGCAAACCTTCCCTGGGGCGAACTGGGCGTTGACATTGTCATCGAGTCCACGGGTTTCTTCACCAAGGCTGCCGACGCACAGAAGCACATCGATGCCGGCGCCAAGAAGGTCCTCATCTCCGCTCCGGCGTCCAATGAAGACATCACCATTGTTTTGGGCGTGAACGACGATCTTTACGATTCCGCTGCACACCACATCATCTCGAATGCATCATGCACCACCAACTGCCTGGGCCCGCTGGCCAAGGTCCTGAACGACAACTTCGGTTTGGAGCGTGGCCTGATGACCACCATCCACGCCTACACCGCCGATCAGAACCTGCAGGATGGCCCGCACAGCGACCTCCGCCGTGCACGCGCAGCAGCCGTGAACATGATCCCGACCTCCACGGGTGCCGCCAAGGCCATCGGCCTGGTTCTGCCGGAGCTCAAGGGCAAGCTGGATGGCTACGCCATCCGCGTACCCGTCCCCACAGGTTCAGCCACCGACCTGACCGCAACCGTCAGCCGCGAAGTGACCGTTGAGGAAGTCAACGCCGCTTACAAGGCTGCCGCTGCAGAAGGCAAGCTCGCCGGCTACCTGACCTACACCGAAGACCCGATCGTGTCCTCGGACATCGTTGGCGACCCGGCGTCGTCCATCTTCGACTCGGGCCTGACCAAGGTCATCGGCAACCAGGTCAAGGTTGTCTCCTGGTACGACAACGAGTGGGGCTACTCCAACCGCCTGGTCGATCTGACCGAGCTCGTAGCTTCCAAGCTCTAA
- a CDS encoding superoxide dismutase — protein sequence MTKYTLPELSYDYAALEPNISARIMELHHSKHHAAYVAGANLALEQLAEARDSNNFANVAKYSKDLAFNLGGHTNHSIFWNNMSPDGGDKPEGELAAAIDDAFGSFDAFRAHFTAAAMGIQGSGWALLSFEGLGGNMVIEQLFDQQGNVPVATTPLLMLDMWEHAFYLDYVNVKADYVKAFWNLVNWADVSKRFEAARKNASSLILP from the coding sequence GTGACTAAGTACACACTTCCAGAACTCAGCTATGACTATGCTGCTCTGGAGCCCAATATTTCCGCCCGCATCATGGAACTGCACCACAGCAAGCACCACGCGGCGTACGTTGCAGGTGCCAACCTGGCCCTCGAGCAGCTGGCCGAAGCCCGCGACAGCAACAACTTCGCCAACGTTGCCAAGTACTCCAAGGACCTGGCCTTCAACCTTGGCGGACACACCAACCACTCCATTTTCTGGAACAACATGTCACCGGACGGCGGCGACAAGCCCGAGGGTGAGTTGGCAGCAGCCATCGACGACGCCTTCGGCTCCTTTGACGCGTTCCGTGCACACTTCACGGCCGCAGCCATGGGCATCCAGGGCTCCGGCTGGGCACTGCTGTCCTTCGAGGGACTGGGTGGCAACATGGTCATCGAGCAGCTCTTCGACCAGCAGGGCAACGTCCCCGTGGCAACCACGCCGCTGCTCATGCTGGACATGTGGGAGCACGCCTTCTACCTGGACTACGTCAACGTCAAGGCTGACTATGTCAAGGCCTTCTGGAACCTCGTCAACTGGGCCGATGTGTCCAAGCGCTTCGAGGCTGCACGGAAGAACGCCAGCTCGCTGATCCTGCCGTAG
- the whiA gene encoding DNA-binding protein WhiA translates to MALTAAVKEELSRLEIKKSSVRKAEVSALLRFAGGLHIISGRIVIEAEVDTAATARRLRLAIAEMYGHQSEIVVVSGGGLRRGSRYVVRVVRDGEALARQSGLLDGRGRPVRGLPSAVVNGSTADAEAVWRGAFLAHGSLTEPGRSSALEVTCPGPEAALALVGAARRLDIAAKARDVRGVDRVVIRDGDTIAELLVRMGAHDTFLVWEERRMRKEVRATANRLANFDDANLRRSAQAAVAAGARVERALEILGDDVPDHLQYAGALRVAHKQASLDELGRLADPPLTKDAIAGRIRRLLAMADKKATDLGIPGTESNVTYDMLDG, encoded by the coding sequence ATGGCGCTGACAGCGGCGGTAAAAGAGGAACTCTCCCGCTTGGAGATTAAGAAATCCTCAGTGCGCAAGGCGGAAGTGTCTGCCTTGTTGCGCTTTGCCGGTGGATTGCACATCATCTCCGGGCGCATTGTGATTGAAGCCGAAGTGGACACGGCAGCCACGGCCCGCCGCCTCCGCCTGGCAATTGCCGAAATGTACGGGCACCAGAGCGAAATTGTTGTGGTCTCCGGCGGCGGCCTGCGCCGCGGCAGCCGCTACGTGGTGCGAGTGGTGCGTGACGGTGAGGCGCTGGCCCGCCAAAGCGGTTTGCTCGACGGTCGGGGACGGCCCGTGCGGGGGCTGCCGTCCGCCGTCGTCAATGGTTCGACGGCGGATGCGGAGGCGGTCTGGCGCGGGGCCTTCCTGGCCCACGGTTCCCTGACGGAGCCCGGGCGTTCCTCCGCCCTTGAGGTCACCTGCCCCGGCCCCGAAGCGGCACTTGCCTTGGTGGGCGCCGCCCGCCGCCTCGACATTGCCGCGAAAGCCCGCGACGTGCGCGGTGTTGACCGGGTCGTCATCCGAGACGGCGACACCATTGCCGAACTGCTGGTGCGCATGGGCGCCCATGACACGTTCCTCGTCTGGGAGGAGCGGCGCATGCGCAAGGAAGTGCGCGCCACAGCGAATCGCCTGGCCAACTTTGACGACGCCAACCTGCGCCGTTCAGCCCAGGCCGCCGTCGCAGCAGGTGCCCGGGTGGAGCGTGCCCTGGAAATATTGGGCGACGACGTTCCCGACCACCTGCAGTATGCCGGCGCCCTGCGCGTGGCCCACAAACAGGCCAGCCTGGATGAGCTGGGACGGCTGGCAGACCCGCCGCTGACGAAGGATGCCATCGCCGGGCGAATCCGCCGCCTGCTGGCCATGGCGGACAAGAAGGCGACGGATCTCGGCATCCCGGGCACTGAGTCGAATGTCACCTATGACATGCTCGATGGCTAA